One Loxodonta africana isolate mLoxAfr1 chromosome 4, mLoxAfr1.hap2, whole genome shotgun sequence genomic region harbors:
- the LOC100663852 gene encoding interleukin-22-like codes for MATVQKSVIASFMGTLAAGCLLLIALLVQEGAAVPISSHCRLDKANFQQPYITNRTFMLAKEASLADNNTDVRLIGEKLFHGVHMSEHCYLMKQVLNFTLVEVLLPQSDRFQPYMQEVVPFLDRLSNKLSQCHIQGNDQHIQTNVQKLKDTVKKLGEIGEIKAIGELGLLFMALRNACV; via the exons ATGGCCACCGTGCAGAAGTCTGTGATCGCTTCCTTTATGGGGACTCTGGCTGCCGGCTGCCTCCTGCTCATTGCCCTCTTGGTACAGGAAGGAGCAGCTGTGCCCATCAGTTCCCACTGCAGACTTGACAAGGCCAACTTCCAGCAGCCCTACATCACCAACCGCACCTTCATGCTGGCCAAGGAG gCCAGTTTGGCAGATAACAACACTGATGTTCGTCTCATTGGGGAGAAACTGTTTCACGGAGTCCAT atgagtgagcactgctACCTGATGAAGCAGGTGCTGAACTTCACCCTGGTAGAAGTGCTGCTTCCACAGTCTGATAGATTCCAGCCCTATATGCAGGAGGTGGTACCCTTCCTGGACAGACTGAGCAACAAGCTAAGCCAATGT cATATTCAGGGTAATGACCAGCACATCCAGACAAACGTGCAAAAGCTGAAGGACACAGTGAAAAAG CTTGGAGAGATTGGAGAGATCAAAGCAATTGGAGAACTGGGTTTGCTGTTCATGGCCCTGAGGAATGCCTGTGTTTGA